From one Triticum aestivum cultivar Chinese Spring chromosome 4B, IWGSC CS RefSeq v2.1, whole genome shotgun sequence genomic stretch:
- the LOC123095136 gene encoding polyamine oxidase 1-like: MTPTIATALVLALTLAHHASLAAAAGPRVIIVGAGMSGISAGKRLSEAGITDLVILEATDHVGGRMRKHNFGGVSVEIGANWVEGVNGGKMNPIWPLVNSTLKLRNFRSDFDGLAENVYKEKGGIYGRAYVQKRLDRLDEVEEGGAKLPAKLRPSGQDDMSILAMQRLNNHMPNGPASPVDMILDYFKHDYEFAEPPRVTSLQNVVPLATFRDFGDDVYFVADQRGYEAVVHHLAGQYLKADKSGDIVDPRLQLNKAHTEISHSGSGVAVKTEDDKVYKADYVMVSTSVGVLQSDLIQFKPRLPAWKILSIYQFDMAVYTKIFVKFPRKFWPEGKGREFFLYASSRRGYYGVWQEFEAQYPDANVLLVTVTDEESRRIEQQSDNQTKAEIVEVLRSMFPGEDVPDATDILVPRWWSNRFYRGTFSNWPIGVNRYEYDQLRSPVGRVYFTGEHTSEHYNGYVHGAYLSGIDSADILIKCAQKRMCKYHIPGKFD; this comes from the exons ATGACGCCCACCATAGCCACTGCTCTGGTGCTCGCACTGACCCTTGCACACCATGcctcccttgccgccgccgccggccccagGGTCATCATCGTCGGCGCCGGCATGTCCG GGATCTCGGCTGGGAAGCGGCTGTCGGAGGCCGGGATAACGGACCTGGTGATCCTGGAGGCGACGGACCACGTCGGCGGGAGGATGCGCAAGCACAACTTCGGCGGCGTCAGCGTGGAGATCGGCGCCAACTGGGTGGAGGGCGTCAACGGCGGCAAGATGAACCCCATCTGGCCCCTCGTCAACTCCACGCTCAAGCTCAGGAACTTCCGCTCCGACTTCGACGGCCTCGCGGagaacgtctacaaggagaa GGGCGGCATCTACGGCAGAGCGTACGTGCAGAAGAGACTCGACCGGTTGGACGAGGTGGAAGAGGGCGGCGCGAAGCTCCCCGCCAAGCTGCGCCCCAGCGGCCAGGACGACATGTCCATCCTCGCCATGCAACGCCTCAACAACCA CATGCCCAACGGGCCGGCGTCGCCGGTGGACATGATCCTGGACTACTTCAAGCACGACTACGAGTTCGCGGAGCCGCCGCGGGTGACCAGCCTGCAGAACGTGGTCCCTCTCGCCACCTTCAGGGACTTCGGGGACGACGTCTACTTCGTCGCCGACCAGCGCGGCTACGAGGCCGTCGTGCACCACCTCGCCGGCCAGTACCTCAAGGCCGACAAGTCCGGTGACATCGTCGACCCCCGCCTCCAGCTCAACAAGGCACATAC agaGATCTCCCACTCCGGGAGCGGCGTCGCCGTCAAGACGGAGGATGACAAG GTGTACAAGGCTGACTACGTCATGGTCTCCACCAGCGTGGGGGTCCTGCAGTCCGATCTCATACAGTTTAAGCCACGGCTTCCT GCGTGGAAGATCCTCTCGATCTACCAGTTCGACATGGCCGTGTACACCAAGATCTTCGTCAAGTTCCCCCGCAAGTTCTGGCCCGAAGGGAAAGGGAGGGAGTTCTTCCTCTACGCGAGCAGCAGGAGAGGCTACTACGGGGTGTGGCAG GAGTTTGAGGCGCAATACCCAGACGCCAACGTTCTCCTGGTCACCGTCACCGACGAGGAGTCGAGGCGGATCGAGCAGCAGTCGGACAACCAGACCAAGGCGGAGATTGTGGAGGTGCTGAGGAGCATGTTCCCCGGCGAGGACGTCCCCGACGCGACGGACATACTCGTGCCGCGGTGGTGGTCCAACAGGTTCTACAGGGGCACCTTCTCCAACTGGCCCATCGGCGTCAACCGCTACGAATACGACCAGCTCAGG TCACCGGTCGGCAGGGTTTACTTCACCGGGGAGCACACCAGCGAGCACTACAATGGTTATGTCCATGGAGCTTATCTTTCAG GTATTGACTCTGCAGATATTCTGATCAAGTGTGCCCAGAAGAGGATGTGCAAATACCACATCCCGGGCAAATTTGACTAG